From Myxococcales bacterium, the proteins below share one genomic window:
- a CDS encoding TlpA family protein disulfide reductase has product MTFTGSKFLSTKFLTTGILAAGLALGACGEGSGAATPEGGGKHPLVGNPAPSFEVDSLNGQGKVSFDKWKGKVVYVDFWATWCEPCKKSFPKIQELYTKYKGQVEVVGISEDDESSGIKEFGEQFGAKFPLGWDKGKEIAGKWQPKSMPASFVVDKQGVVRFVHLGYHDGEEAEIEKEIKSLL; this is encoded by the coding sequence ATGACATTCACGGGCTCCAAGTTTCTCTCGACCAAGTTTCTGACGACCGGCATTCTCGCCGCCGGCCTCGCTCTCGGTGCGTGCGGCGAGGGCTCCGGTGCGGCGACCCCCGAGGGCGGTGGCAAGCACCCGCTCGTCGGCAACCCCGCTCCCTCGTTCGAGGTCGACTCGCTCAACGGCCAAGGGAAGGTGTCGTTCGACAAGTGGAAGGGCAAGGTCGTCTACGTCGACTTCTGGGCCACCTGGTGCGAGCCCTGCAAGAAGTCCTTCCCCAAGATCCAAGAGCTCTACACGAAGTACAAGGGCCAGGTCGAAGTGGTCGGCATCTCGGAAGACGACGAGAGCTCCGGCATCAAGGAGTTCGGCGAGCAGTTCGGCGCCAAGTTCCCCCTCGGGTGGGACAAGGGCAAAGAGATCGCCGGCAAGTGGCAGCCGAAGAGCATGCCCGCCTCGTTCGTCGTCGACAAGCAGGGCGTCGTTCGCTTCGTGCACCTCGGCTACCACGACGGCGAAGAGGCCGAGATCGAGAAGGAGATCAAGAGCCTCCTCTGA
- the radA gene encoding DNA repair protein RadA encodes MAKVTTQYVCQACGATSPRWLGRCTTCQEWNSLVEERSHASSSRASATKPSGASRAVPIGHVAADAHERVETGIGELDRVLGGGLVRGSVVLLGGDPGVGKSTLLLQALAGLSARGVKTLYVSGEESAGQTASRAKRLGAGGETLFVLAENELEAVLAATSDVRPEAMVVDSVQTIRSSALESAAGTVSQLREVASRVVEVCKRENVACFLVGHVTKDGSIAGPKVLEHLVDTVLEFEGERGHAFRSLRARKNRFGSATEVGVFEMTAEGMACVENPSALFLAERQAHASGSVICATCEGSRPMLVEIQALVSPFSHGAPRRTVVGVDGARLAMILAVLERKAGLALSGCDVFVSVAGGARIDEPAADLAVALALASSLRDRPLPENLVAFGELGLSGEVRSVPRAAERIAEAEGMGFLRAVVPNAQAKGAGKDPKDSRKRKAQPSAVTIGVRTIDEALAVLS; translated from the coding sequence TTGGCCAAGGTCACGACCCAGTACGTCTGCCAGGCGTGTGGCGCCACGAGCCCGAGGTGGCTCGGGCGCTGCACGACCTGCCAGGAGTGGAACTCGCTCGTCGAGGAGCGGTCCCACGCGTCCTCGTCGCGGGCGTCCGCCACCAAGCCCTCGGGGGCGAGCCGGGCCGTCCCGATAGGTCACGTCGCGGCCGACGCGCACGAGCGTGTCGAGACGGGCATCGGCGAGCTCGATCGTGTGCTCGGAGGTGGGCTCGTCCGCGGCAGCGTCGTGCTGCTCGGTGGCGATCCTGGCGTCGGAAAATCGACGCTCCTCCTGCAGGCGCTCGCGGGTCTGTCCGCCCGCGGGGTCAAGACGCTCTACGTCTCGGGAGAGGAGAGCGCGGGGCAGACGGCGTCACGCGCGAAGCGCCTCGGCGCGGGAGGCGAGACGCTCTTCGTCCTCGCCGAGAACGAGCTCGAGGCCGTGCTCGCGGCGACGAGCGACGTTCGCCCGGAGGCCATGGTGGTCGACAGCGTCCAGACCATCCGCTCGAGCGCGCTCGAGAGCGCCGCGGGCACCGTGAGCCAGCTCCGCGAGGTCGCGAGCCGCGTCGTCGAGGTGTGCAAGCGCGAGAACGTGGCGTGTTTCCTCGTGGGCCACGTCACGAAAGATGGCTCCATCGCAGGGCCGAAGGTGCTCGAGCACCTCGTCGACACGGTGCTCGAGTTCGAAGGTGAGCGCGGTCACGCGTTCCGCTCCCTGCGCGCACGGAAGAACCGCTTCGGCAGCGCCACCGAGGTCGGCGTCTTCGAGATGACCGCGGAGGGCATGGCGTGCGTCGAGAACCCGAGCGCGCTCTTCTTGGCCGAACGGCAGGCCCACGCCTCCGGGAGCGTCATCTGCGCGACGTGCGAAGGCTCGCGCCCGATGCTCGTCGAGATCCAGGCGCTCGTGTCTCCCTTCTCGCACGGGGCCCCGCGTCGCACGGTCGTCGGCGTCGACGGCGCGCGCCTCGCGATGATCCTCGCAGTGCTCGAGCGAAAGGCGGGGCTCGCGCTCTCGGGGTGCGACGTGTTCGTGAGCGTCGCGGGGGGAGCTCGCATCGACGAACCGGCGGCAGACCTGGCCGTCGCCTTGGCGCTCGCGTCGAGCCTCCGCGACAGGCCGCTCCCCGAGAACCTCGTGGCCTTCGGTGAGCTCGGGCTCTCGGGCGAGGTGAGGAGCGTGCCGCGCGCGGCCGAGCGGATCGCCGAGGCCGAAGGCATGGGGTTCCTGCGCGCGGTGGTCCCGAACGCCCAAGCCAAGGGCGCGGGCAAGGACCCGAAAGACTCTCGAAAACGTAAGGCCCAGCCGAGCGCCGTGACGATCGGCGTGCGCACGATCGACGAGGCTCTCGCCGTGCTCTCGTGA
- a CDS encoding serine/threonine protein kinase has product MGLFDRFRRVPEPPRATPDTSAREAAPRFTDTAPEALPPELARLSKVGLEGGPSENEVLALLGSLRSSPLEGRALDVLFASARGRTLPDTVALTAAAMLVDRGERALALGVLGPVLHPSGLLLRADLSAEAGDVPTALACVERVLLKDLDHPGAKERHARFRALLGLSGPQRPVSAGATMVARESDAPFELLRELARGGAGAVYEAVDRELERRVALKVYHHPERDEPQLRHEARVAVALAGPGIVRVYDVDPEHGWLALSWARLGSFREHVRARDARVLAPVARWLFPLTATLARVHAAGWVHHDVKPANVLLHDEATPLLTDFGIARRVGEPSPAGSLGYVSPERLAGRASDPRDDVYGLGRMLEDVLEALGPSPETSAFRPLASVCTGPDRERPADARALYTRLRVELRV; this is encoded by the coding sequence GTGGGGCTCTTCGACCGATTCCGCCGCGTTCCCGAGCCGCCACGGGCCACACCCGACACCTCGGCCCGCGAAGCCGCGCCACGCTTCACCGACACGGCCCCCGAGGCGCTCCCCCCCGAGCTCGCGCGCCTCTCCAAGGTCGGTCTCGAGGGTGGCCCGTCGGAGAACGAGGTGCTCGCGCTGCTCGGGAGCCTTCGATCGTCGCCCCTCGAAGGGCGCGCGCTCGACGTCCTCTTTGCGTCGGCGCGAGGTCGCACCTTACCCGACACCGTGGCGCTCACGGCTGCCGCGATGCTCGTCGACCGCGGCGAACGTGCCCTCGCACTCGGAGTCCTCGGGCCCGTGCTCCACCCATCGGGGCTCCTCCTTCGCGCGGATCTGTCCGCCGAGGCGGGCGACGTACCGACCGCGCTCGCGTGCGTCGAACGTGTGCTCCTGAAGGACCTCGACCATCCCGGCGCGAAGGAGCGTCACGCCCGCTTCCGCGCGCTGCTCGGCCTCTCGGGCCCGCAGAGGCCCGTGAGCGCCGGGGCGACGATGGTCGCGCGCGAGTCGGACGCGCCCTTCGAGCTCCTTCGCGAGCTCGCCCGTGGAGGTGCCGGAGCCGTCTACGAGGCAGTCGATCGCGAGCTCGAGCGACGTGTCGCGCTCAAGGTCTACCACCACCCCGAGCGCGACGAGCCGCAGCTCCGTCACGAGGCCCGCGTGGCCGTCGCGCTCGCCGGGCCGGGCATCGTGCGTGTCTACGACGTCGACCCGGAGCACGGGTGGCTCGCCCTCTCGTGGGCGCGGCTCGGCTCGTTCCGCGAGCACGTCCGCGCGCGTGACGCGCGAGTCCTCGCCCCCGTCGCGCGGTGGCTCTTCCCTCTCACGGCCACCCTCGCGAGGGTCCACGCCGCCGGCTGGGTGCATCACGACGTCAAGCCGGCGAACGTCCTCTTGCACGACGAGGCCACCCCGCTCCTCACGGACTTCGGCATCGCTCGACGCGTGGGCGAGCCGAGCCCAGCGGGCAGCCTCGGGTACGTCTCTCCGGAGCGCCTCGCCGGCCGCGCGAGCGACCCACGCGACGACGTGTACGGCCTCGGCCGCATGCTCGAGGACGTGCTCGAGGCGCTCGGTCCGTCACCCGAGACGAGCGCGTTCCGACCCCTCGCGTCGGTGTGCACGGGCCCCGATCGGGAGCGTCCCGCCGACGCACGTGCACTCTACACACGTCTTCGCGTCGAGCTCCGTGTCTGA
- a CDS encoding ThiF family adenylyltransferase, translating to MSEITAEELAAWLGGEGDRPIVVDVREPHEVATGTIASAWVSPLSAGLDDLVRRLPDGAHVVLVCARGERAKRAQSTIDSSLYASIRVLRGGMATWEAEGHPVARDAALDGLDARAFDRQMRLPEVGPHGQAKLARARVAVVGAGGLGCPVLLYLAAAGVGHLTVIDFDTVAIENLHRQILYGPGDVGTPKVSAAGAALARLHPHVHVAGHVARFGDDTAHLLAGHDVVVDATDSFGARSAVNRAALAHRIPAVLGAVSRFEGQVMTHLPGTPCYACLHPEPPAPGLSRSCSEEGVLGVVPGIVGLLQASEVLKVLLGIGEPLAGRLLTFDARSARFLTLRLERDTSCPACARA from the coding sequence GTGTCTGAGATCACGGCAGAGGAGCTCGCGGCCTGGCTCGGCGGCGAGGGCGACCGACCGATCGTCGTCGACGTCCGAGAGCCGCACGAGGTCGCGACGGGGACGATCGCGAGCGCGTGGGTCTCGCCGCTCTCGGCCGGCCTCGACGACCTCGTGCGTCGCCTCCCGGACGGCGCGCACGTCGTGCTCGTGTGCGCGCGGGGGGAGCGGGCCAAGAGGGCACAATCAACAATAGATTCGTCGCTTTACGCCTCCATCAGGGTCCTCCGCGGCGGCATGGCGACGTGGGAGGCGGAGGGGCACCCCGTGGCGCGCGACGCGGCGCTCGACGGGCTCGACGCGCGCGCCTTCGACCGCCAGATGCGTCTCCCCGAGGTCGGCCCCCACGGACAAGCGAAGCTCGCGCGTGCGCGTGTGGCCGTCGTCGGCGCCGGCGGGCTCGGCTGCCCCGTGCTCCTTTACCTCGCAGCCGCCGGCGTCGGGCACCTCACGGTCATCGACTTCGACACGGTGGCGATCGAGAACCTCCACCGCCAGATCCTCTACGGCCCCGGCGACGTCGGCACACCGAAGGTCTCGGCGGCGGGCGCGGCGCTCGCGCGGCTCCATCCTCACGTCCACGTCGCAGGTCACGTCGCCCGCTTCGGAGACGACACGGCCCACCTCCTCGCAGGCCACGACGTCGTCGTCGACGCGACCGACTCCTTCGGCGCTCGTTCGGCCGTGAATCGCGCCGCGCTCGCGCATCGGATCCCCGCCGTGCTCGGCGCCGTGTCCCGGTTCGAGGGTCAGGTCATGACGCACCTCCCGGGGACCCCCTGCTACGCGTGTCTCCACCCGGAGCCCCCGGCGCCGGGGCTCTCGCGTTCGTGCTCCGAAGAGGGGGTGCTCGGGGTGGTGCCGGGCATCGTCGGATTGCTCCAAGCGAGCGAGGTCCTCAAGGTGCTGCTCGGGATCGGGGAGCCTCTCGCAGGGCGGCTGCTCACCTTCGACGCGCGCTCGGCGCGGTTTCTGACCTTGCGCCTCGAGCGCGACACGTCGTGCCCGGCTTGTGCCAGGGCATGA
- a CDS encoding DUF882 domain-containing protein: MKRLASLVALALLVPLSASAAEQSGKKPANKTEKPAAAAPAQKHAKGPGKKNDKKVLKADKGHEHDAHAKGSAKHDDFSHHEPQVTHGVLVSKVSARHQEHAGRGKKELPLLPASMIEKAEKPSEKAEPEASKKATHDAPKKAEHKAEKAEHKADKVEHKADKHDAAPKKKGHGDKVEPKADKKDGRRAEAPKAPCFHDAVELVRGAEVDKFALQRCEGGLAPFALERLSVVLRPSQVARPLLDLTSSKNAESLSKAKTQKPNEKKDDVLPSTVKRVDPGLVERLDLIATHFKKAGRTVRVNVVSGYRPNSTGSLHSHGRAMDVRLEGVDNEELVAFCKSIPDTGCGYYPNSSFVHVDVRDPGAGHVSWIDASGPGEAPKYVTEWPPRAAKADAPSFAAPDAEPSEPEANAEHGPTAPTKPQEMIDGVKD; encoded by the coding sequence ATGAAGCGTCTCGCCTCACTCGTAGCGCTCGCGCTCCTCGTCCCGCTGTCGGCGAGCGCCGCGGAGCAGAGCGGCAAAAAGCCCGCGAACAAGACGGAAAAGCCCGCCGCTGCCGCTCCCGCGCAGAAGCACGCGAAGGGCCCCGGCAAGAAGAACGACAAGAAGGTCCTGAAGGCCGACAAGGGCCACGAGCACGACGCGCACGCGAAGGGCTCGGCGAAGCACGACGACTTCTCCCACCACGAGCCCCAAGTCACGCACGGCGTGCTCGTGTCGAAGGTCTCGGCGCGCCACCAGGAGCACGCCGGTCGGGGAAAGAAGGAGCTCCCGCTCCTCCCCGCTTCGATGATCGAGAAGGCCGAGAAGCCCTCCGAGAAGGCGGAGCCCGAGGCGTCGAAGAAGGCCACCCACGACGCCCCCAAGAAGGCCGAGCACAAAGCCGAGAAGGCCGAGCACAAGGCCGACAAGGTCGAGCACAAGGCCGACAAACACGACGCGGCCCCGAAGAAGAAGGGCCACGGCGACAAGGTCGAGCCGAAGGCCGACAAGAAGGACGGCCGCCGCGCCGAGGCCCCGAAGGCTCCTTGTTTCCACGACGCCGTCGAGCTCGTTCGCGGCGCCGAGGTCGACAAATTCGCGCTCCAACGCTGCGAAGGGGGCCTCGCCCCTTTTGCCTTGGAGCGGCTCAGCGTGGTCTTGCGGCCCTCTCAGGTCGCCCGACCCCTGCTTGACCTGACGTCGAGCAAAAACGCCGAGTCGCTCTCCAAAGCGAAGACCCAGAAGCCCAACGAGAAGAAGGACGACGTCCTCCCGTCGACCGTCAAGCGCGTCGATCCCGGCCTCGTCGAGCGCCTCGATCTCATCGCGACCCACTTCAAGAAGGCCGGGCGCACGGTGCGCGTGAACGTCGTGTCGGGGTACCGCCCCAACTCGACGGGCAGCCTCCACTCGCACGGCCGCGCGATGGACGTCCGCCTCGAGGGCGTCGACAACGAGGAGCTCGTCGCCTTCTGCAAGAGCATCCCCGACACGGGCTGCGGCTACTACCCGAACTCGTCGTTCGTCCACGTGGACGTGCGCGATCCCGGGGCCGGCCACGTCTCGTGGATCGACGCGAGCGGCCCGGGCGAGGCGCCCAAGTACGTGACCGAGTGGCCGCCCCGCGCGGCGAAGGCGGACGCGCCGTCGTTCGCGGCGCCCGACGCCGAGCCGTCCGAGCCCGAGGCCAACGCCGAGCACGGCCCGACCGCGCCGACGAAGCCGCAAGAGATGATCGACGGCGTCAAGGACTGA
- a CDS encoding D-tyrosyl-tRNA(Tyr) deacylase — protein MRAVVQRVSSGKVTVAGETTGEIGRGLVVYLGCGKGDTDVDADWMLEKILNLRIFENDAGKMDLSVLDVGGALLVVSQFTLFGDVRKGRRPSFESAMGPVEAKTLYETFCEKARARVTVGTGRFQAEMSITQANEGPVTIWLESPKRGE, from the coding sequence GTGAGGGCGGTCGTCCAGAGGGTGTCTTCGGGCAAGGTGACCGTCGCCGGAGAGACCACGGGAGAGATCGGGCGCGGGCTCGTCGTGTACCTCGGGTGCGGCAAAGGCGACACGGACGTGGACGCCGACTGGATGCTCGAGAAGATCCTGAACCTCCGCATCTTCGAGAACGACGCCGGGAAAATGGACCTCTCGGTGCTCGACGTGGGCGGGGCGCTGCTCGTCGTGAGCCAGTTCACCTTGTTCGGCGACGTCCGCAAGGGGCGACGGCCGAGCTTCGAGTCGGCGATGGGCCCGGTGGAGGCGAAGACCCTCTACGAGACCTTCTGCGAGAAGGCCCGCGCCCGGGTGACCGTGGGCACCGGCAGGTTCCAGGCCGAGATGTCGATCACGCAGGCGAACGAGGGGCCCGTCACGATTTGGCTCGAGAGCCCGAAACGTGGAGAATGA
- a CDS encoding 4-hydroxythreonine-4-phosphate dehydrogenase PdxA produces MTIDLVVSTGSPAGVGPEVSLVAATKVPRGVRLLLLGDIDVLRERAVAVGLDARAIASVRSAEEAFGRTREPGRVAVLSPHGKLRKSSRRPGFPSPEGGAAALGFIDEGLDLVVAGRAAALVTGPVSKAEIVSSGVPGSALFLGHTEHLMRRLGRPSVTMAFWSRTFTTSLVTTHLALSDVPAAITKPAVVRAIVDTAEFLASVRPRGARPVRLVVSGVNPHAGEDGLLGTEELRVVGPAIATARARLARAGVPVDVSGPVPAESALRLASEGHYDGVVAMFHDQATIAMKLTGFGEAVNVSLGLPVVRTSVDHGTAFDRAGRGTADARGMLEAVRLAARMVRGRTPR; encoded by the coding sequence ATGACGATCGACCTCGTGGTCAGCACGGGCTCCCCCGCGGGCGTCGGGCCCGAGGTGTCTCTCGTCGCAGCGACCAAGGTCCCGCGCGGCGTGAGGCTCCTCCTCCTCGGAGACATCGACGTGCTCCGCGAGCGCGCCGTGGCCGTGGGCCTCGACGCGCGCGCCATCGCGTCCGTGCGGTCGGCGGAGGAGGCCTTCGGTCGAACCCGCGAGCCCGGCCGCGTTGCGGTGCTCTCTCCGCACGGGAAGCTGCGTAAGTCTTCGAGACGACCTGGGTTTCCGTCGCCCGAAGGGGGGGCTGCGGCGCTCGGTTTCATCGACGAGGGGCTCGATCTCGTCGTCGCGGGGCGTGCCGCGGCGCTCGTGACGGGCCCGGTCTCGAAGGCCGAGATCGTGTCGTCGGGTGTGCCGGGCTCCGCCCTCTTCCTCGGGCACACCGAGCACCTCATGCGGAGGCTCGGGCGCCCGAGCGTGACGATGGCCTTCTGGTCGCGCACGTTCACGACGTCGCTCGTCACGACGCACCTCGCGCTCTCCGACGTGCCCGCCGCGATCACCAAACCCGCGGTCGTGCGCGCCATCGTCGACACCGCGGAGTTCCTCGCGAGCGTGCGCCCCCGTGGCGCGCGGCCCGTGCGTTTGGTCGTGTCCGGGGTGAACCCCCACGCTGGCGAAGACGGCCTCCTCGGCACCGAAGAGCTCCGCGTCGTCGGTCCTGCGATCGCGACGGCGCGCGCGCGGCTCGCTCGTGCGGGGGTCCCGGTCGACGTCTCGGGCCCGGTCCCCGCCGAGTCGGCGCTCCGGCTGGCGAGCGAAGGCCACTACGACGGGGTCGTCGCCATGTTCCACGACCAGGCTACGATCGCCATGAAGCTCACGGGGTTCGGCGAAGCCGTGAACGTGTCGCTCGGGCTCCCCGTCGTGCGCACGAGCGTCGACCACGGCACCGCCTTCGACCGCGCAGGCAGGGGGACGGCCGACGCACGCGGCATGCTGGAGGCCGTTCGGCTCGCGGCGCGGATGGTTCGTGGCCGCACGCCTCGCTGA
- a CDS encoding response regulator transcription factor, with protein sequence MTGERRPQGTPIVVVVGDKPRLWDEGNAAPVLHQLGAEVRVLDFWDEPSQVLAGEAEGVKLTVRALVVEGGGRPDLAVAALRSFRKDPLFAAAPSLLAVPERQVTSVPLQSGFDDFIVLPYFPAELYARIRRLEWQKSEFLTEERVKVGGIVLDRAAREVSVDGQRVSLTAKEFSLLAFLAQHRGRVFARQALLSRVWGPRYEGGARTVDIHVRRLRAKLGDALPLETRRGSGYVLRGPGDERT encoded by the coding sequence ATGACGGGAGAGCGTCGCCCTCAGGGCACGCCCATCGTCGTCGTGGTCGGCGACAAACCGCGCCTCTGGGACGAGGGCAACGCGGCACCGGTGCTTCATCAGCTCGGCGCCGAGGTGCGTGTGCTCGACTTCTGGGACGAGCCCTCGCAGGTGCTCGCGGGGGAGGCCGAGGGCGTCAAGCTCACGGTGCGGGCCCTCGTCGTCGAAGGGGGCGGTCGGCCCGATCTCGCGGTCGCCGCGCTGCGCTCGTTCCGCAAAGATCCCCTCTTCGCCGCCGCGCCGTCCCTCCTCGCCGTCCCCGAGCGGCAGGTCACGTCGGTGCCGCTCCAATCGGGGTTCGACGACTTTATCGTGCTGCCCTATTTCCCGGCGGAGCTCTACGCGCGTATTCGCCGCCTCGAGTGGCAAAAGAGCGAATTTCTCACCGAGGAGCGCGTCAAGGTCGGGGGCATCGTGCTCGACCGCGCGGCGCGGGAGGTCTCGGTCGACGGCCAGCGCGTCTCTCTCACCGCCAAGGAATTTTCGCTGCTCGCCTTCCTGGCGCAACACCGCGGGCGTGTGTTCGCGCGGCAGGCCCTGCTCTCGCGCGTGTGGGGGCCGCGCTACGAGGGGGGGGCGCGCACGGTCGACATCCACGTGCGGAGGCTCCGCGCGAAGCTCGGGGATGCGCTCCCCCTCGAGACCCGCCGAGGCTCGGGGTACGTGCTCCGTGGGCCCGGGGACGAGCGCACATGA
- the tldD gene encoding metalloprotease TldD (responsible for the proteolytic maturation of the E. coli pMccB17 plasmid-encoded microcin B17, an exported protein that targets the essential topoisomerase II DNA gyrase; degrades the E. coli plasmid F-encoded CcdA), producing the protein MATESTLYKAPFFAGGPNAVDATIAEKLLAVALAKGADYADLFFEYRAAGGLVYDEGILKSASRGVSMGLGVRAQKGDATGYAYVEKLDWDSMKRAAETAAQIATEGGAKVPVKASEIALPHRYELAQVTLDVAGTEKRALLERAAARAHAFDSKIVKVEASFAEELREILVVTSDGRMARDTQPLMRFGIRVIAERDGKRQEGSSGGGGRTTLGYFDGKSPEWHAEEAARLALRMLDAEEAPAGQFEVVLAPGDSGILLHEAVGHGLEADFNRKGTSNYSGQIGNMVASELCTVIDDATLLQSRGSINVDDEGYEPTSSVLIENGKLVGYMHDRHSAAHFGRAPSGNGRRESFASVPLPRMTNTILTAGPHDPEEILRSVKKGIYAKRFGGGQVDIANGDFVFSLTESYLVEDGKITAPLKGVNLIGNGPEAMRKVTMLGSDVQISDGIWTCGKDGQSVPVGVGCPTMKIASITVGGTKV; encoded by the coding sequence ATGGCGACCGAATCCACCCTGTACAAAGCGCCCTTCTTCGCCGGCGGTCCGAACGCCGTCGACGCCACCATCGCCGAGAAGCTCCTCGCCGTCGCGCTCGCCAAAGGCGCCGACTACGCCGACCTCTTCTTCGAGTACCGGGCTGCCGGTGGCCTCGTGTACGACGAGGGCATCTTGAAGAGCGCCTCGCGTGGGGTCTCCATGGGCCTCGGCGTGCGCGCGCAGAAGGGCGACGCGACGGGCTACGCCTACGTCGAGAAGCTCGACTGGGACTCGATGAAACGCGCGGCCGAGACCGCCGCCCAGATCGCCACCGAGGGTGGGGCCAAAGTGCCCGTAAAGGCTTCGGAAATTGCGCTCCCACACAGGTACGAGCTCGCGCAGGTCACCCTCGACGTGGCCGGCACCGAGAAGCGCGCGCTGCTCGAGCGGGCTGCCGCGCGGGCCCACGCGTTCGACTCCAAGATCGTCAAGGTCGAAGCGAGCTTCGCCGAGGAGCTCCGCGAGATCCTCGTGGTCACCTCCGATGGCCGCATGGCACGCGACACGCAGCCGCTCATGCGGTTCGGCATTCGTGTGATCGCCGAGCGCGACGGCAAGCGCCAGGAGGGCTCGTCCGGCGGCGGTGGGCGCACGACGCTCGGCTACTTCGACGGCAAATCGCCCGAGTGGCACGCCGAGGAGGCCGCGCGGCTCGCCCTGCGCATGCTCGACGCCGAAGAGGCCCCGGCCGGCCAGTTCGAGGTCGTGCTCGCCCCGGGCGACAGCGGCATCTTGCTCCACGAGGCCGTGGGGCACGGGCTCGAGGCCGACTTCAACCGCAAGGGCACGAGCAACTACTCAGGTCAGATCGGCAACATGGTCGCGAGCGAGCTCTGCACCGTGATCGACGACGCGACGCTCCTCCAGTCGCGCGGGTCGATCAACGTCGACGACGAAGGCTACGAGCCGACCTCTTCGGTGCTCATCGAGAACGGCAAGCTCGTCGGCTACATGCACGATCGCCACTCGGCGGCCCATTTCGGCCGCGCGCCCAGCGGGAACGGACGTCGCGAGAGCTTCGCCAGCGTCCCCTTGCCGCGCATGACGAACACGATCCTCACGGCAGGCCCCCACGACCCCGAAGAGATCCTCCGATCGGTCAAGAAGGGCATCTACGCGAAGCGCTTCGGCGGCGGACAGGTCGACATCGCGAACGGCGACTTCGTGTTCTCGCTCACGGAGAGCTACCTCGTCGAAGACGGGAAAATCACCGCGCCGCTCAAGGGCGTGAACCTCATCGGCAACGGGCCCGAGGCGATGCGCAAGGTCACCATGCTCGGCAGCGACGTGCAGATCTCCGACGGCATCTGGACGTGCGGAAAAGACGGCCAGAGCGTGCCCGTCGGCGTCGGTTGCCCCACCATGAAGATCGCGTCGATCACGGTCGGTGGCACGAAGGTCTGA
- a CDS encoding CopD family protein, which translates to MWGLLVATHVMANVVWIGAIASVGWLVRRAADPSLGETERKTLGQAAYRLLYQRAAAPAFAASFLLGVARLLESPKGYFSQHWFHGKLFFALVVIGLHHVVGAKAKKADGGSSQGLESSAILTGALLAATFLTVVFAVMKSSLVP; encoded by the coding sequence ATGTGGGGCCTCCTCGTCGCGACACACGTGATGGCGAACGTCGTCTGGATCGGGGCCATCGCCTCGGTCGGGTGGCTCGTGAGGCGCGCCGCGGACCCGTCCCTCGGGGAGACCGAAAGGAAGACTTTGGGCCAGGCCGCGTATCGGCTCCTGTACCAACGGGCGGCGGCGCCGGCCTTCGCGGCGAGCTTCCTCCTGGGGGTCGCGCGCCTCCTCGAGTCCCCGAAGGGCTATTTTTCCCAGCATTGGTTCCACGGAAAGCTGTTCTTCGCCCTCGTGGTCATCGGCCTGCACCACGTGGTGGGCGCCAAGGCAAAAAAGGCCGACGGTGGGAGTAGTCAAGGCCTCGAAAGCAGCGCTATTCTCACGGGTGCCCTTCTCGCTGCCACGTTCCTGACCGTGGTCTTCGCCGTGATGAAGTCGAGCCTCGTACCTTGA